The following are from one region of the Camarhynchus parvulus chromosome 3, STF_HiC, whole genome shotgun sequence genome:
- the LOC115902816 gene encoding LOW QUALITY PROTEIN: zinc finger protein 665-like (The sequence of the model RefSeq protein was modified relative to this genomic sequence to represent the inferred CDS: inserted 1 base in 1 codon): MEKKKILMKSKVAAPNLLRALHSLYRLGHLCDVTVLTQHLGIQEEFLAHKAVLAASSNYFKGLFLHQEMLDTQKCTVTLQDIYTEEFTSFLEFVYTAEVEIEAGKLQRMKEIAERLECKDLLDICEEVKAEGRKGLDLSLHLKGQRGENRGSQWPCIQQEENPRNSSQVVAIPMQRKLWDRQKHKELLAGYELIGGQGGDLEQEATAFPAPKSRPAKLPECNKPHSPARLGVDITSLENKDGHSLRRGQEQKQESQVCPYCDKAISSKCGLAVHIRTHTGDGPFRCQRCPASFARRAAYTSHLRKIHESGQERKLLPVYWMVVPSSHCPNPTSRDKNPDGETWDGAPETSGCEEDAGNSSVAEAERSKEQEESQEAEGGNEDEGGMSVKGEEQGDYNTGYSEVEGSRDNEECSEEEEEDETSTEKESKEPEPGFKLKKASKSVANKRSIYVIQCDKCQEQFVSRKKYVDHCRDVHQSLPGKVYRCEVCSKAFATYTSWKEHRACVHSEERRFSCSLCQATFKRKRDVRTHSMRKHEGRAKRPLCSVCGKILSSRTALVFHMRTHTGEKPYECGVCHSRFAQPSQLKIHTRSHTGEKPYICEDCGASFADKGKLTGHKRTHTGERLFRCDVCGKHFATNEYLKCHKRCHLGAKPYRCEVCGKAFGLRASLAQHSNVHAETRPYFCEQCGKAFTQQGALRRHQRIHTGEKPYKCRACDRTFTDMSTLRRHVAIHDRNAHWRSYLIDLTQKKDHNWSKIETLVEAHPGGDPVPEIWXGKLYEPGSAKAAAAHVTPGLGDTGDTDLSLLYL, from the exons atggagaagaagaaaatcctgATGAAGTCCAAGGTTGCTGCTCCCAACCTCCTGAGGGCTCTGCATTCCCTGTACCGCCTCGGGCACCTCTGCGATGTGACAGTCCTCACCCAACACCTGGGAATTcaggaggaattcctggctcACAAAGCCGTCCTGGCAGCTTCCAGCAACTACTTCAAGGGGCTTTTCCTGCACCAGGAGATGCTGGACACCCAGAAGTGCACGGTGACTCTGCAGGACATCTACACCGAGGAGTTCACCTCCTTCCTGGAGTTCGTGTACACAGCAGAGGTGGAGATCGAGGCGGGAAAGCTCCAGAGGATGAAGGAAATAGCAGAAAGGCTGGAATGCAAGGATTTGCTTGATATTTGTGAGGAAGTGAAGGCAGAGGGCAGGAAGGGCTTGGATTTGAGCCTCCACCTGAAAGGGCAGAGGGGTGAAAATAGGGGATCACAGTGGCCTTGTATCCAGCAAGAGGAGAACCCCAGGAACTCTTCCCAGGTCGTGGCAATTCCCATGCAGAGGAAACTTTGGGATAGGCAGAAACATAAGGAGCTGCTAGCAGGCTATGAGCTCATTGGAGGCCAAGGAGGagacctggagcaggaggccacagcttttccagccccaaaatccaggcCGGCAAAGCTGCCCGAGTGCAACAAGCCACATTCCCCAGCCAGACTGGGTGTGGATATCACCAGCCTGGAAAACAAGGATGGCCATTCCCTCCGcagggggcaggagcagaagcaggaatcccaggtgtgtccctaCTGTGACAAGGCCATCAGCTCCAAGTGCGGCCTGGCCGTGCACATCCGGACGCACACTGGGGACGGGCCCTTCCGCTGCCAGCGCTGCCCCGCCAGCTTCGCCCGCAGGGCTGCCTACACCTCCCACCTCAG gaaaatcCATGAGTCTGGGCAAGAGAGGAAACTCCTGCCTGTCTATTGGATGGTGGTTCCATCCTCACATTGCCCAAACCCCACAAGCCGTGACAAAAATCCCGATGGAGAGACTTGGGATGGGGCACCGGAAACCTCAGGGTGTGAGGAAGATGCTGGGAATTCATCCGTTGCTGAAGCAGAAAGGAGCAAGGAGCAAGAGGAATCCCAGGAAGCTGAAGGAGGGAATGAAGATGAAGGTGGAATGAGTGTGAAGGGCGAGGAGCAGGGAGACTATAACACAGGATACTCGGAAGTTGAAGGAAGCAGGGACAATGAGGAATgttctgaggaggaggaggaggatgaaacctcaacagagaaagaaagcaaagaaccTGAACCAGGTTTTAAACTAAAGAAGGCCAGTAAAAGTGTGGCCAACAAGAGATCCATCTACGTGATCCAATGCGACAAGTGCCAGGAGCAGTTTGTCTCCCGGAAGAAATACGTGGATCACTGCCGGGACGTGCACCAGAGCCTGCCTGGCAAGGTGTACCGCTGCGAGGTGTGCAGCAAGGCCTTCGCCACCTACACCAGCTGGAAGGAGCACCGCGCCTGCGTGCACAGCGAGGAGAGGAGgttctcctgcagcctctgccaggccaCCTTCAAGAGGAAGCGGGATGTGAGGACTCACTCCATGAGGAAGCACGAGGGCAGGGCCAAGCGGCCGCTGTGCTCCGTGTGCGGCAAGATCCTGAGCTCCCGCACGGCGCTGGTGTTCCACATGCGGACACACACCGGAGAGAAGCCCTACGAGTGTGGCGTGTGTCACTCCAGGTTTGCTCAGCCTTCCCAGCTCAAGATCCATACCAG AtcccacactggggagaagCCCTACATTTGTGAGGACTGCGGCGCTTCCTTTGCCGACAAAGGAAAACTCACCGGCCACAAAAGGACACACACAG GAGAGCGGCTGTTCAGGTGTGACGTGTGCGGGAAGCACTTTGCTACCAACGAGTACCTCAAGTGCCACAAGCGCTGTCACCTGGGAGCCAAACCCTACAGGTGTGAGGTCTGTGGGAAAGCCTTTGGACTCAGAGcctccctggcccagcacagcaacGTCCATGCAG AGACCCGTCCCTATTTCTGCGAGCAGTGTGGCAAGGCCTTCActcagcagggagctctgcGGCGCCACCAGCGCATCCACACCGGCGAGAAGCCCTACAAGTGCCGCGCCTGCGACAGGACCTTCACCGACATGTCCACCCTGCGCCGGCACGTGGCG atccATGACCGGAATGCTCACTGGAGAAGCTACTTGATCGACCTCACACAAAAGAAAGACCACAACTGGTCCAAAATAGAAACTTTAGTGGAAGCGCATCCGGGAGGAGATCCCGTGCCGGAAATTT TCGGGAAACTTTATGAACCAGGAAGtgctaaagcagcagcagcacacgtGACacctgggcttggggacaccggggacactgACCTCTCCCTTTTGTACTTATAA